A single window of Fusobacterium sp. JB019 DNA harbors:
- the atpA gene encoding F0F1 ATP synthase subunit alpha, which translates to MNIRPEEVSNIIKNEIENYKKILNIKTSGSVLEVGDGIARVYGLSDAKAGEILEFPDKVMGMILNLEENNVGVIILGDFTKIKEGDEVKSTGRIVSIPAGEEFLGRVVNALGEPIDGKGSVKIEKYMELERKASGIISRQPVYEPLQTGIKSIDGMVPIGKGQRELIIGDRQTGKTAIAIDAIINQKNTGVKCIYVAIGQKRSTVAQIYKKLEDLGAMEYTTIVSATASEAAPLQYIAPYAGVSMAEYFMDKGEDVLIIYDDLTKHAVAYREMSLLLKRPPGREAYPGDVFYLHSRLLERAAKLSDELGGGSITALPIIETQAGDVAAYIPTNVISITDGQIFLDTQLFNSGFRPAIDAGISVSRVGGAAQLKAMKQVASKVKLELAQYTELLTFAQFGSDLDRATKAQLERGHRIMAMLKQSQNKPYSVEEQVISFYAVTNGFYDDIDVKNVAEFEKELISHLKEETEILKNIKEKGSLDEKIEKNISEEINKFKKI; encoded by the coding sequence TTGAATATCAGACCGGAAGAAGTCAGCAACATTATAAAAAATGAGATAGAAAACTATAAAAAGATTTTAAATATAAAAACTTCAGGCTCTGTATTAGAGGTAGGAGATGGTATTGCAAGAGTTTACGGACTAAGTGATGCTAAAGCTGGAGAGATATTGGAATTTCCAGATAAAGTTATGGGAATGATTTTAAATTTAGAAGAAAACAATGTAGGAGTTATTATTTTAGGGGATTTTACTAAAATTAAAGAAGGAGATGAAGTAAAATCAACAGGTAGAATTGTATCTATTCCTGCAGGAGAAGAATTTTTAGGAAGAGTTGTAAATGCTCTTGGAGAACCTATTGATGGTAAGGGAAGTGTCAAAATAGAAAAGTATATGGAGTTAGAAAGAAAAGCATCAGGTATAATTTCAAGACAACCAGTATACGAACCACTTCAAACTGGAATAAAATCAATAGATGGTATGGTTCCTATAGGTAAAGGTCAAAGAGAACTTATTATAGGAGATAGACAAACAGGAAAAACAGCTATAGCTATTGATGCAATAATAAATCAAAAGAATACAGGAGTAAAATGTATTTATGTAGCAATAGGACAAAAAAGGTCTACAGTAGCACAAATATATAAAAAATTAGAAGATTTAGGAGCGATGGAATATACTACAATTGTTTCTGCAACGGCTTCTGAAGCGGCTCCACTACAATATATAGCTCCTTATGCAGGAGTTTCTATGGCAGAGTATTTTATGGATAAAGGAGAAGATGTTTTAATAATTTATGATGATTTAACAAAACATGCAGTTGCATATAGAGAGATGTCGTTATTATTAAAAAGACCACCTGGAAGAGAAGCATATCCAGGAGATGTATTTTATTTACATTCTAGATTATTAGAAAGAGCAGCAAAACTTTCTGATGAATTAGGTGGAGGTTCAATAACAGCACTACCAATTATAGAAACTCAAGCTGGGGATGTAGCAGCCTATATTCCAACAAATGTAATTTCAATAACTGATGGCCAAATTTTCTTGGATACCCAATTATTTAATTCTGGATTTAGACCAGCGATAGATGCAGGAATTTCTGTTTCAAGAGTCGGGGGAGCTGCACAATTAAAAGCTATGAAGCAAGTGGCTTCAAAAGTTAAATTGGAGTTGGCTCAGTATACAGAGTTACTTACTTTTGCACAGTTTGGATCAGACTTAGATAGAGCAACAAAGGCTCAATTAGAAAGAGGACATAGAATAATGGCTATGTTGAAACAGTCTCAGAATAAACCTTATTCAGTTGAAGAACAAGTTATTTCTTTTTATGCAGTTACAAACGGATTTTATGATGATATTGATGTGAAAAATGTAGCTGAATTTGAAAAAGAATTAATAAGTCACTTAAAAGAAGAAACAGAGATATTAAAAAATATAAAAGAAAAGGGTTCTTTAGATGAAAAGATAGAAAAGAATATTTCAGAAGAAATTAATAAATTTAAAAAAATATAA
- the atpH gene encoding ATP synthase F1 subunit delta, whose protein sequence is MSEKIIGRRYAEAIFSVAESKNKVKEIYDALNKTMELYLTNTDLKNILDNPLILVEEKEKVIEKIFIDENEEIKNILLYILFKGRIENIKEIVAEYLKIYYLKNKIIDVEAIFAQEISENQKSKLVKNLEKRTRKKINLKVIIDKSIIGGGILKIGDKIIDGTIRTQLDLLVHKN, encoded by the coding sequence ATGTCAGAAAAAATAATTGGAAGAAGATATGCAGAAGCAATTTTTTCAGTGGCAGAATCTAAGAACAAAGTAAAGGAAATCTATGACGCACTTAATAAAACAATGGAATTATATTTAACCAATACTGATTTAAAAAATATTTTAGATAATCCATTAATACTAGTGGAAGAAAAAGAAAAAGTAATAGAAAAAATTTTTATAGATGAAAATGAAGAAATAAAAAATATATTATTATATATTTTATTTAAAGGAAGAATAGAAAATATAAAAGAAATAGTGGCAGAATATTTAAAGATTTATTATTTGAAAAATAAAATAATAGATGTAGAAGCTATTTTTGCCCAAGAAATTTCAGAAAATCAAAAATCAAAACTTGTAAAAAATTTAGAAAAAAGAACTAGAAAAAAAATAAATTTAAAAGTTATTATAGATAAATCTATAATTGGTGGGGGAATACTAAAGATAGGAGATAAAATAATAGATGGAACTATCAGAACTCAGTTAGATTTATTAGTTCATAAAAACTAA
- the atpF gene encoding F0F1 ATP synthase subunit B, with amino-acid sequence MNLAAQTMPAISIDINMFWQIINFLVLIAIFNKYLKKPLNKILKTRKDIISNDLEEARKNKEEAKLEKEEAEKQLKEAKKQANEMILTAEKKADQRKEEILRGATSQRDKILKSAEIEVGKMKARAKGEIREEMQALAVKLAEKIIKEKLDSKHSNKLINNFINELGEE; translated from the coding sequence ATGAATTTGGCAGCACAAACAATGCCCGCTATTTCTATTGATATAAATATGTTTTGGCAAATAATAAACTTTTTAGTATTAATTGCGATATTTAATAAATATTTAAAAAAGCCATTAAATAAGATATTAAAAACAAGAAAAGATATAATATCAAATGATTTAGAAGAAGCAAGAAAAAATAAAGAGGAAGCAAAACTAGAAAAAGAAGAAGCTGAAAAACAATTAAAAGAGGCGAAAAAGCAAGCTAATGAAATGATATTAACTGCAGAAAAAAAAGCAGATCAAAGAAAAGAAGAAATTTTAAGAGGGGCAACTTCTCAAAGAGATAAAATATTAAAAAGTGCTGAAATAGAAGTAGGAAAAATGAAAGCTAGAGCTAAAGGAGAAATAAGAGAAGAAATGCAAGCTTTAGCTGTTAAATTAGCTGAAAAAATAATAAAAGAAAAATTAGATTCTAAACATAGCAACAAATTAATTAATAACTTTATAAATGAGCTAGGTGAAGAATAA
- the atpE gene encoding ATP synthase F0 subunit C — protein sequence MDMLLAKTIILAASAIGVGLSMLTGLGPGIGEGYAAGKAVEAIARQPEAKSDIISTMILGQAISESTAIYGLVVAMILLYANPLLSALAN from the coding sequence ATGGATATGTTATTAGCAAAAACAATAATATTAGCAGCATCAGCAATAGGAGTAGGTTTATCAATGTTAACTGGATTAGGACCAGGGATAGGAGAAGGATATGCTGCAGGAAAAGCAGTAGAGGCAATAGCAAGACAACCTGAAGCTAAAAGTGATATAATTTCAACAATGATTTTAGGACAAGCTATTTCAGAATCAACAGCAATTTATGGATTAGTTGTAGCAATGATTTTATTATATGCAAATCCATTATTATCAGCATTAGCAAATTAA
- the atpB gene encoding F0F1 ATP synthase subunit A, which yields MNISFFTPPLVEGPKIAFFVPLPKFLHQVPLAMDVGNGEFGLPVTMTVVGSWFCMIVLFLIFKIGTRKLEIIPKTKLQILLESLLGFLDDLIFQSLGKYKDKFISFISCLFLFILSGNILTFFPIPWFSKFGNESIKFYPAFRTPTADLNTTVGLALLTAVVFIGTNIKNSGLIGYIKGFASPVPILLPLNIVGEIAKPINMSFRLFGNMFAGMVIMGLLYKAAPAVIPAPLHLYFDLFSGVVQSFVFVMLSIVHIQSSLGDSIKD from the coding sequence ATGAATATAAGTTTTTTTACCCCACCTCTAGTGGAAGGACCTAAAATAGCATTTTTTGTACCATTGCCTAAATTTTTACATCAAGTTCCTTTAGCAATGGATGTAGGAAATGGAGAGTTTGGGTTACCGGTTACTATGACGGTAGTAGGTAGTTGGTTTTGTATGATAGTTTTATTTTTAATCTTTAAAATAGGAACAAGAAAATTAGAAATAATTCCTAAAACTAAATTACAAATTTTATTAGAATCTTTATTAGGTTTTTTAGATGATTTAATTTTTCAGTCATTGGGAAAATATAAAGATAAGTTTATAAGTTTTATTTCTTGTCTATTTTTATTTATATTATCGGGAAATATTCTTACATTTTTTCCAATACCTTGGTTTTCTAAATTTGGGAATGAGAGCATAAAATTTTATCCTGCTTTTAGAACACCTACAGCAGATTTAAATACTACTGTCGGCTTAGCATTATTAACAGCAGTTGTTTTTATAGGAACAAATATAAAGAATTCAGGATTGATTGGTTATATAAAAGGATTTGCAAGTCCTGTTCCTATTTTATTGCCATTAAATATAGTTGGGGAAATAGCAAAACCAATTAACATGTCTTTCAGATTATTTGGAAATATGTTTGCAGGTATGGTTATTATGGGGTTATTATATAAAGCAGCTCCAGCGGTTATTCCGGCACCACTTCACTTATATTTTGATTTGTTTAGTGGGGTAGTTCAAAGCTTTGTTTTTGTAATGTTGTCAATAGTTCACATACAAAGTTCTTTAGGTGATTCGATAAAAGATTAG
- a CDS encoding ATPase, with translation MEQLKKIIKRSLRASIIILIYGILIRNPVVYIGMFVSSLVSVLTFYMLCLETESILFSNNIKRNTFISYGKRYLLYLLTFLVMGYFGGLQYIAAAAIGLFNIRFNIFIIMIQTKISKLKYKKNNRGGKI, from the coding sequence ATGGAACAATTAAAAAAAATTATAAAAAGAAGTTTAAGAGCATCGATTATAATTTTAATATATGGAATTTTAATAAGAAATCCTGTAGTTTATATAGGGATGTTTGTGAGTTCATTAGTTTCTGTTTTAACCTTTTATATGTTGTGTCTAGAAACTGAAAGTATTTTATTTTCAAATAATATAAAAAGAAATACATTTATAAGTTATGGGAAAAGATATTTATTATATTTATTAACGTTTTTAGTTATGGGATATTTTGGAGGTCTACAATATATTGCAGCAGCAGCAATAGGACTTTTTAATATAAGATTTAATATATTTATTATTATGATTCAAACTAAAATATCTAAATTAAAATATAAAAAAAATAACAGAGGAGGAAAGATATGA
- a CDS encoding AtpZ/AtpI family protein, translated as MLKLNNEILKYFNLIGTIGLTIIFSIIFSVIIYKIIEKYFFKSTLILIVLIVFGVINGLYSAYKMIFKK; from the coding sequence ATGCTTAAACTCAATAATGAAATTTTAAAATATTTTAATTTAATAGGAACAATTGGATTAACAATAATTTTTTCTATAATTTTTTCTGTAATTATTTATAAAATTATAGAAAAATATTTTTTTAAAAGCACCTTGATATTGATAGTTTTAATAGTATTTGGAGTAATAAATGGTCTGTATAGTGCGTATAAAATGATATTTAAGAAATAA
- a CDS encoding class I SAM-dependent methyltransferase, which yields MYKNFSKVYDKFMEFCNYDEWTELLEENIKKNLNEARKILDLGCGTGEILKRLSNKYTCSGLDLSEHMLNRANEKCENVRLYLGDMREFDTYEKYDVIFSFFDTINHLTSLEELLDTLNSVKNSLEPGGIYVFDVVDRNFMDKMFSNGIFADVREDFSVIWEHEKYEETSLDVIEATYFLKNEDNLYEKYEEYYEKKIFTDEEIERVIKISGLKKQDVFKNNRLAGERKFFVLKKI from the coding sequence ATGTATAAAAATTTTTCAAAGGTTTATGATAAATTTATGGAATTTTGTAATTATGATGAATGGACAGAATTATTAGAAGAGAATATAAAAAAAAATTTAAATGAAGCAAGAAAAATATTAGATTTAGGATGTGGAACAGGAGAAATTTTAAAAAGATTATCCAATAAATATACTTGTTCAGGTTTAGATTTATCAGAACATATGTTAAATAGAGCGAATGAAAAATGTGAAAATGTAAGATTATATTTGGGGGATATGAGAGAATTTGATACTTATGAAAAATATGATGTTATTTTTTCTTTCTTTGATACAATAAATCATTTAACAAGTTTAGAAGAGTTGTTAGATACATTAAATAGTGTTAAAAATTCACTTGAACCAGGAGGTATTTATGTATTTGATGTTGTTGATAGAAACTTTATGGATAAAATGTTTTCAAATGGTATCTTTGCAGATGTAAGAGAAGATTTTTCAGTAATATGGGAACATGAAAAATATGAAGAAACTTCTTTGGATGTAATTGAAGCAACATATTTTTTAAAGAATGAAGATAATTTATATGAAAAATATGAAGAGTATTATGAAAAAAAAATCTTTACAGATGAAGAGATTGAAAGAGTTATTAAAATTAGTGGTTTAAAAAAGCAAGATGTATTTAAAAATAACAGATTAGCAGGAGAAAGAAAATTTTTTGTTTTAAAAAAAATTTAG
- the glmM gene encoding phosphoglucosamine mutase: MRKYFGTDGIRGEANKELTANLAMKLGYALGYYLKKENKNKKKIKVIMGSDTRISGYMLRSALTAGLTSMGINIDFVGVLPTPGVAYITQTKGAAAGIMISASHNPAKDNGIKIFGSDGCKLLDKIEEELEGYMDSLQEIIKNPLNGDEVGKFKYAEDDYFLYRDHLKSIVKGDFNGMKIILDAANGSAYRVAKEVFLSLGAEIVVINDAPNGKNINVRCGSTHPEILSKVVIGYDADLGLAYDGDADRLIAVDEKGKIVDGDKIIAALAVNMKNNNNLNGNKVVTTVMSNMGFESYLNENGIVLVRANVGDRYVLEKMRNQALNLGGEQSGHIILLDYGTTGDGIQTSLKLVEVLRDSKIKLGEIVSKIPEWPQKLINVNVGDNSKKNTWNKNQEILKQIELKEKELGNDGRILVRTSGTEPIIRVMVEGNDSKKVLDIAEFLAETVKEQLR; the protein is encoded by the coding sequence ATGAGAAAATATTTTGGAACAGATGGAATAAGAGGAGAAGCAAATAAAGAATTAACAGCTAATTTAGCTATGAAATTGGGCTATGCTTTAGGTTATTATTTGAAAAAAGAAAATAAAAACAAGAAGAAAATAAAAGTGATAATGGGATCAGATACAAGAATATCAGGATATATGTTGAGGTCAGCTTTGACTGCAGGGTTAACATCGATGGGTATAAATATAGATTTTGTAGGAGTGTTACCAACTCCAGGAGTAGCTTATATTACTCAAACCAAAGGTGCAGCAGCAGGAATAATGATTTCAGCTTCTCATAATCCAGCTAAAGATAATGGGATTAAAATTTTTGGTAGCGATGGATGTAAATTATTAGATAAAATAGAAGAAGAATTAGAAGGATATATGGATAGTCTACAGGAGATTATAAAAAATCCTTTAAATGGAGATGAAGTTGGAAAATTTAAGTATGCAGAAGATGACTATTTTTTATATAGAGATCATTTAAAATCAATTGTCAAAGGTGATTTCAATGGAATGAAAATAATATTAGATGCAGCTAATGGCTCTGCCTATAGAGTAGCAAAAGAAGTTTTTTTATCTTTAGGTGCTGAAATAGTAGTAATAAATGATGCTCCTAATGGTAAGAATATAAATGTTAGATGCGGGTCAACTCATCCAGAAATTTTATCCAAAGTTGTTATAGGATATGATGCTGATTTAGGACTTGCATACGATGGAGATGCAGATAGATTAATAGCTGTTGATGAAAAAGGGAAAATAGTTGATGGAGATAAAATAATAGCAGCATTAGCAGTAAATATGAAAAACAATAATAATCTAAATGGAAATAAAGTGGTTACTACAGTAATGAGCAATATGGGATTTGAATCTTATTTAAATGAAAATGGCATAGTATTAGTTAGAGCAAATGTTGGAGATAGATATGTTTTAGAAAAAATGAGAAATCAAGCTTTAAATTTAGGAGGAGAGCAATCAGGTCATATAATTTTACTAGATTATGGAACTACAGGAGATGGGATACAGACTTCATTAAAGCTTGTTGAAGTGTTAAGAGATAGTAAAATTAAACTAGGTGAAATTGTTTCAAAAATACCTGAATGGCCTCAAAAATTAATAAATGTAAATGTTGGAGATAATAGTAAAAAAAATACATGGAATAAAAATCAAGAGATATTAAAGCAAATAGAATTAAAAGAAAAAGAATTAGGAAACGATGGAAGAATACTAGTTAGAACTTCAGGAACAGAACCAATAATAAGAGTCATGGTTGAGGGAAATGATTCTAAAAAAGTATTAGATATAGCAGAGTTTTTAGCAGAAACAGTAAAAGAACAATTAAGATAA
- a CDS encoding Gx transporter family protein — translation MVKFERDRVKNNLYRERYLILLILISLYLSLLEAIIPKPFPWMKIGLANLGTIIALEKFDKRMAVEVVVFRIVIQGIMLGTLFSPGFIISLTSGLISFCIMVGLYIYREKLTLISISMFSALIHNLTQLVVVYILLFRNIEIRSRYIIFFILGFLMLGCISGLITGIIGEKLLIRRRKR, via the coding sequence ATGGTAAAGTTTGAGAGGGATAGAGTGAAAAATAATTTATACAGAGAAAGATATCTGATTTTATTAATATTAATTTCCTTATACTTATCTTTATTAGAAGCAATTATTCCAAAGCCATTTCCTTGGATGAAGATAGGATTGGCTAATTTAGGGACTATAATAGCTTTAGAAAAATTTGATAAAAGAATGGCAGTTGAGGTGGTTGTTTTTAGGATAGTAATACAGGGAATAATGCTAGGGACATTATTTAGTCCAGGTTTTATAATAAGCTTAACTTCCGGGCTAATAAGTTTTTGCATAATGGTAGGTTTATATATATATAGAGAAAAATTAACCTTAATTTCAATAAGCATGTTTTCTGCTTTAATTCATAATTTAACTCAGTTAGTAGTTGTATATATATTATTATTCAGAAATATTGAAATTAGAAGTAGATATATTATTTTTTTTATATTAGGTTTTCTTATGTTAGGATGTATATCAGGATTAATAACAGGAATTATTGGAGAAAAATTGTTAATTAGAAGGAGAAAAAGATGA
- a CDS encoding GNAT family N-acetyltransferase: MKLRKIVNKEDTEKLYEIEKKIFKEESYSFKQIEELFFLENYSCFFLIDHSGIKGYIIIFDNSEDIEVMKIGVLESQRNKGLGKKIITNIKKIGKNIFLEVRETNFSAISFYKENDFKIIGKRKGYYKNKEAAILMLFSNGKV; encoded by the coding sequence ATGAAATTAAGAAAAATAGTAAATAAAGAAGATACAGAAAAATTATATGAAATAGAAAAAAAAATTTTTAAGGAAGAATCTTATTCTTTTAAACAAATAGAAGAATTATTTTTTTTGGAAAATTATAGTTGCTTTTTTTTAATAGATCATTCAGGGATAAAAGGATATATAATTATTTTTGATAATAGTGAAGATATTGAAGTAATGAAAATAGGAGTTTTAGAATCACAAAGAAATAAAGGATTAGGAAAAAAAATAATAACAAATATAAAAAAGATAGGAAAGAATATATTTTTAGAAGTTAGAGAGACCAATTTCTCAGCAATTTCTTTTTATAAAGAAAATGACTTTAAAATAATTGGTAAAAGAAAAGGTTATTACAAGAATAAAGAAGCAGCAATATTAATGTTATTTTCTAATGGTAAAGTTTGA
- the lepB gene encoding signal peptidase I, which produces MILTLFFIYIFIKEKQINKILISKIENFTEFICKKFKIENKILKTMLLKILKIIESFGTAIILVLIIQRFYLGNFMVPTGSMEKTIMPGDRLFGNMISYKFRAPKREEIVVFKEPLENKVLYTKRIMGLPGEKVQIKDNHLYINDKKINSREYTPLGDLGNKEWRVPKKGDILKIVPKINYNEAYKKINVDISEIQEVLLKDSSQIKQILPEVEFYLNGKRTGMILDFIHKDQLLKELIKGQIIEVKLKDDYFLALGDNTNGSYDSRMWGFVKESRIRGKAFIRFWPIKKVGILK; this is translated from the coding sequence TTGATTTTAACTTTATTTTTTATTTATATTTTTATTAAAGAAAAACAAATTAATAAAATTTTAATTTCAAAAATAGAGAATTTTACTGAATTTATTTGCAAGAAATTTAAAATAGAAAATAAAATATTAAAGACTATGCTATTAAAAATATTAAAAATAATAGAATCTTTTGGAACTGCAATTATATTAGTTTTAATTATTCAGAGATTTTACTTGGGTAATTTTATGGTGCCTACAGGGTCTATGGAAAAAACTATAATGCCAGGAGATAGACTTTTTGGAAATATGATTTCTTATAAATTTAGAGCTCCTAAAAGAGAAGAAATAGTAGTATTTAAAGAACCATTAGAAAATAAAGTTTTATATACAAAGAGAATCATGGGTTTACCAGGAGAAAAGGTTCAAATAAAAGATAATCATTTGTATATAAATGATAAAAAAATAAATTCAAGAGAATATACGCCTTTAGGAGATTTGGGAAATAAAGAATGGAGAGTTCCTAAAAAAGGAGATATATTAAAAATAGTTCCTAAAATAAATTATAATGAGGCATATAAAAAAATTAATGTAGATATTAGTGAAATTCAAGAAGTTTTATTAAAAGATTCTTCTCAAATAAAACAAATTTTACCAGAAGTAGAATTTTACTTAAATGGAAAAAGAACTGGTATGATTTTAGATTTTATACATAAAGACCAACTTTTAAAAGAATTAATAAAAGGACAGATTATAGAAGTGAAATTAAAAGATGATTATTTTTTAGCTTTAGGTGATAATACTAATGGAAGTTATGATTCTAGAATGTGGGGATTCGTAAAAGAAAGTAGAATAAGAGGAAAAGCTTTTATAAGATTTTGGCCAATAAAAAAAGTAGGAATATTAAAATAA
- the rplS gene encoding 50S ribosomal protein L19 has protein sequence MKEKLIELVEKNYLRTDVPKFKAGDTVGVYYKVKEGAKERIQLFQGTVIRVSGAGIARTFTVRKVVDGIGVERIIPLNSPMIDKIDVLKIGKVRRSKLYYLRGLSGKKARIKELRK, from the coding sequence ATGAAAGAAAAGTTAATTGAGTTAGTAGAAAAGAACTATTTAAGAACAGATGTTCCTAAATTTAAAGCAGGAGATACTGTAGGGGTTTATTACAAAGTAAAAGAGGGAGCTAAAGAAAGAATACAATTATTTCAAGGAACTGTAATTAGAGTTTCAGGAGCTGGAATTGCAAGAACTTTTACAGTTAGAAAAGTTGTAGACGGAATTGGTGTTGAAAGAATAATACCTTTAAACTCTCCTATGATTGATAAAATCGACGTACTAAAAATAGGAAAAGTAAGAAGATCTAAACTTTATTACTTAAGAGGATTATCTGGTAAAAAAGCAAGAATAAAAGAATTAAGAAAATAA